Below is a genomic region from Fusobacterium canifelinum.
TTAGATTTAAGGAGGTAGATTATGGAAAATTTAGACAAAGAGAATTTAATTGAAAAGATTAAAGATTTAGAATTAAAAGTGAAAGAAATTGATTTAAAGATTGAAGATGCTAAAAAAGCAGTAAAAATGTTAGAA
It encodes:
- a CDS encoding TolC family protein, which gives rise to MENLDKENLIEKIKDLELKVKEIDLKIEDAKKAVKMLENNKENLTDLLDLYTRQLEYGRKDFKLRGSEK